In Gemmatimonadota bacterium, the following are encoded in one genomic region:
- a CDS encoding response regulator: MSHTVLICDDAIFMRTMLSDILQQAGFDVVGEAETGAQAVDRYRELRPDLVTMDIVMPDMGGIDAVREITRNDPGAKVLMCSAMGQQALVVEAIQAGAKDFVVKPFQPSRVLEAVQRVLG; encoded by the coding sequence GTGAGCCACACGGTACTGATCTGCGACGACGCGATCTTCATGCGCACCATGCTGAGCGACATCCTGCAGCAGGCGGGATTCGACGTGGTGGGCGAGGCGGAAACGGGGGCTCAGGCGGTCGATCGCTACCGCGAGTTGCGCCCCGACCTGGTCACGATGGACATCGTGATGCCCGACATGGGCGGGATCGACGCGGTGCGTGAGATCACCCGCAACGATCCGGGGGCCAAGGTCCTGATGTGCAGCGCGATGGGGCAGCAGGCGCTGGTCGTCGAGGCCATTCAGGCTGGGGCGAAGGACTTCGTGGTGAAGCCCTTCCAGCCGTCGCGCGTGCTGGAGGCGGTGCAGCGCGTCCTCGGCTGA
- the lspA gene encoding signal peptidase II, with the protein MPRSLRNALTYWPIVVVLVVADRITKSVAEAVLWPRGVPRAVFGDAEWFRWTLVYNPGAAFGLHLGPYSRWIFLALTVGALGILYHLYRTTEDGNRWRVMAVGLVTAGAIGNLIDRIISPNGVVDFIDVGVGDMRWPTFNVADMAVSVGAILLATVLWREDEQTARVTDERETAARTVSGSSRVRT; encoded by the coding sequence ATGCCAAGAAGTCTTAGGAACGCGCTGACGTACTGGCCGATCGTGGTGGTGCTGGTCGTCGCCGACCGCATCACCAAGTCGGTCGCCGAGGCGGTGCTGTGGCCGCGCGGCGTCCCGCGCGCCGTCTTCGGCGACGCCGAGTGGTTCCGCTGGACGCTGGTCTACAACCCGGGGGCCGCCTTCGGGTTGCACCTGGGGCCGTACTCGCGCTGGATCTTCCTCGCGCTCACCGTCGGCGCGCTGGGAATCCTCTATCACCTGTATCGCACCACCGAGGATGGCAACCGGTGGCGCGTGATGGCGGTGGGGCTGGTGACGGCCGGGGCAATCGGCAACCTGATCGACCGCATCATCTCGCCGAACGGGGTGGTGGACTTCATCGACGTGGGCGTGGGCGACATGCGCTGGCCCACGTTCAACGTCGCCGACATGGCGGTCTCTGTGGGGGCGATCCTGCTGGCGACCGTGTTGTGGCGGGAGGACGAGCAGACGGCACGCGTGACCGACGAGCGGGAGACGGCCGCGCGTACGGTGTCGGGCAGTTCCCGCGTGCGCACGTGA
- a CDS encoding isoleucine--tRNA ligase — MSDGRYQLLPADRPADELEQELLATWRHERLFERTLLERAGSPAFVFYDGPPTANGRPGIHHVFARTVKDLFCRHRTMTGHLVDRKAGWDTHGLPVEIEVEKALGLTGKPDIEAYGVEAFNAKCRESVWTYRKDWERLVERVANWMDYDDPYVTYTNNYIESEWWALKTMYEKGLLYRGHKILPYCSRCGTALSSHEVAQGYEDVEDPSLFIALDLVDDGKTGRREDEGRRRLIVWTTTPWTLVSNVALAVHPDLEYVELRKKTGADWTIILAAARAMAVLGDDYTDRWDVVQRLTGRDLEGKRYRRPLDWVPYGEGTGRHEVIVTADFVSAEDGSGIVHMAPAFGADDYAMGQKHGLVMLQPVNARGRFGDELPVVGGMWVKDADARIVEVLKEQDTLWKVGKLLHAYPHCWRCKTPLLYYARESWFIRTTAFKDDMLARNAAMDWHPREVGEGRFGEWLKNNIDWAVSRDRYWGTPLPVWVNDEDPDEIEVVGSYAELAEKSGTTLGTDFDPHKPFIDAYTWPAKSGTGTMRRVPAVIDAWFDSGSMPFAQWHYPFENQERTAQQYPADFIAEGLDQTRGWFYSLLAIATGLGDALPNNARTGRPEAAGAGSAALAAPYRAVVVNDLVLDKNGVKMSKTRGNVVNPWEVIASHGADAVRLFLIASSQLGTPKQFDVDAVRDTAARFLVTLKNVYSGIFALYANFGWAPSAQDPAVADRPVLDRWILSRLAAVEEAVQGAMQGFDSTTAARALMTFVVDDLSNWYVRQSRSRFYDVDGADNRAAFATLHECLVVTTRLLAPIAPFVTDWMHRELTGTSVHLARYVRESGAATRRDLGLERGMVEVRELATLGRAAREEAGVNVRKPLSRVVCVVPREAVGDVEPLLALLQSELNVKAVALATSADDLVTLEAKPNFRSLGKKFGKATPLAAKAVQSLASEHLRAFEHGEPLALTVEGETHTLDGEDLTILRRASGALVVKEALGRFAAIDPALTPALKREGLSREVVSRVQRLRKETGLAVSDRIRLWIWGAGEIEEAVAEYKDWIAGEVLARDVTVGRDEVVAEQATHAVEIDGLSVHVALTRDE; from the coding sequence CGCACGGCCTCCCGGTCGAGATCGAGGTGGAGAAGGCGTTGGGGCTGACGGGGAAGCCGGACATCGAGGCGTACGGCGTCGAGGCCTTCAACGCCAAGTGCCGCGAGAGCGTCTGGACCTACCGCAAGGATTGGGAGCGGCTCGTCGAGCGCGTGGCGAACTGGATGGATTACGACGATCCATACGTCACGTACACGAACAACTACATCGAGAGCGAGTGGTGGGCGCTCAAGACGATGTACGAGAAGGGGCTGCTCTATCGCGGACACAAGATCCTGCCGTATTGCTCGCGGTGCGGGACGGCGCTCTCGTCGCATGAGGTGGCGCAGGGATACGAGGATGTCGAGGACCCGTCGCTGTTCATCGCGCTCGATCTCGTGGACGATGGGAAGACGGGAAGACGGGAAGACGAGGGGCGCCGCCGGCTCATCGTCTGGACGACGACGCCGTGGACGCTGGTGTCCAACGTGGCGTTGGCGGTACATCCCGATCTCGAGTACGTCGAGCTGCGCAAGAAGACCGGCGCCGACTGGACGATCATCCTGGCGGCGGCGCGGGCGATGGCGGTGCTCGGCGACGACTACACCGATCGCTGGGACGTCGTACAGCGCCTCACGGGACGCGACCTCGAGGGGAAGCGCTACCGGCGTCCGCTCGATTGGGTCCCGTACGGCGAGGGGACTGGGCGTCACGAGGTGATCGTGACCGCCGACTTCGTCTCGGCCGAGGACGGCAGCGGGATCGTGCACATGGCGCCGGCCTTCGGCGCCGACGACTACGCCATGGGGCAGAAGCACGGCCTCGTGATGCTGCAGCCGGTGAATGCGCGCGGCCGCTTTGGCGATGAGCTTCCCGTCGTTGGGGGGATGTGGGTCAAGGACGCCGACGCCCGCATCGTCGAGGTGCTCAAGGAACAGGACACGCTGTGGAAGGTGGGGAAGCTGCTCCACGCGTATCCGCATTGCTGGCGCTGCAAGACGCCGTTGCTGTACTACGCCCGCGAGTCGTGGTTCATCCGCACGACGGCGTTCAAGGACGACATGCTGGCCCGCAACGCAGCGATGGACTGGCATCCGCGCGAGGTGGGCGAAGGGCGATTTGGCGAGTGGCTCAAGAACAACATCGACTGGGCCGTCTCGCGTGATCGCTATTGGGGGACGCCGCTCCCCGTCTGGGTGAACGACGAGGATCCCGACGAGATCGAGGTGGTGGGGTCGTACGCCGAGCTCGCCGAGAAGAGCGGGACGACGCTCGGCACCGACTTCGATCCGCACAAGCCGTTCATCGACGCGTACACGTGGCCCGCCAAGTCGGGGACGGGGACGATGCGTCGCGTGCCGGCGGTGATCGACGCCTGGTTCGATTCGGGATCGATGCCGTTCGCGCAGTGGCACTACCCGTTCGAGAATCAGGAGCGCACGGCGCAGCAGTATCCGGCCGACTTCATCGCCGAGGGACTCGACCAGACGCGCGGGTGGTTCTACTCGCTGCTGGCGATCGCCACGGGGTTGGGCGACGCGCTGCCTAACAACGCGCGCACTGGGCGACCGGAGGCCGCAGGCGCAGGAAGCGCGGCGCTGGCCGCGCCGTATCGCGCGGTGGTCGTCAACGACCTCGTGCTCGACAAGAACGGCGTCAAGATGTCCAAGACGCGCGGCAACGTGGTCAATCCGTGGGAGGTGATCGCCTCGCATGGTGCCGATGCGGTGCGCCTCTTCCTCATCGCGTCGAGCCAGCTCGGCACGCCGAAGCAGTTCGATGTCGACGCCGTCCGCGACACGGCTGCGCGCTTCCTGGTCACGCTCAAGAACGTGTACAGCGGGATCTTCGCGCTGTATGCCAACTTCGGTTGGGCGCCGTCCGCGCAGGACCCGGCGGTGGCCGATCGTCCGGTGCTCGATCGCTGGATCCTCTCCCGCCTGGCGGCGGTGGAGGAGGCGGTGCAGGGGGCGATGCAGGGCTTCGATTCCACGACCGCGGCCCGCGCCCTGATGACCTTTGTCGTTGACGATCTCTCCAACTGGTACGTGCGCCAGTCGCGGAGCCGCTTCTACGACGTCGACGGCGCCGACAACCGGGCCGCCTTTGCGACGCTGCATGAGTGCCTCGTGGTCACGACGCGCTTGCTGGCGCCGATCGCGCCGTTCGTCACGGATTGGATGCATCGCGAGCTCACGGGAACTTCCGTGCACCTCGCCCGTTACGTGCGGGAGTCGGGAGCGGCGACGCGTCGCGACCTGGGGCTCGAGCGCGGGATGGTCGAGGTGCGGGAGCTGGCGACGCTGGGGCGTGCGGCGCGCGAAGAGGCGGGGGTCAACGTCCGCAAGCCGCTGTCGCGGGTCGTGTGCGTGGTGCCGCGCGAGGCGGTGGGCGACGTGGAACCGCTCCTGGCGCTCCTGCAGTCGGAGTTGAACGTGAAGGCGGTGGCCCTCGCCACCTCGGCCGACGACCTGGTGACGCTGGAGGCCAAGCCGAACTTCAGGTCGTTAGGCAAGAAGTTCGGCAAGGCGACGCCACTGGCGGCCAAGGCGGTGCAGTCGTTGGCCAGCGAGCACCTGCGGGCGTTCGAACATGGCGAGCCGCTGGCGCTCACCGTGGAAGGCGAGACCCATACGCTCGATGGCGAGGATCTCACGATCCTGCGGCGGGCGTCGGGGGCGCTGGTGGTAAAGGAGGCCCTGGGACGCTTCGCGGCGATCGATCCCGCGCTGACCCCGGCCCTGAAGCGGGAGGGGCTGTCGCGCGAGGTGGTGAGTCGCGTCCAGCGGCTACGCAAGGAGACCGGCCTGGCCGTCTCCGATCGCATCCGGCTCTGGATCTGGGGGGCCGGCGAGATCGAGGAGGCGGTTGCGGAGTACAAGGACTGGATCGCGGGCGAGGTGCTTGCCCGGGACGTCACGGTCGGACGTGACGAGGTGGTGGCCGAACAAGCGACGCACGCCGTGGAGATCGACGGACTCTCCGTGCACGTCGCCCTGACCAGGGACGAATAA
- a CDS encoding RluA family pseudouridine synthase: MSALAQGTRFSFVCEANSDVRLDSLVATHGGLSRTQAATLIANGHVTLGGRREKASYKPVAGESVEVFVPPPAPREILGEAIPLVVVYEDDDLVVIDKPAGMVVHPAPGNWTGTLVNALVGRGGELSEAGGDERPGLVHRLDKDTSGLLLVAKHDRVHRLLSSAIAERRVVRRYAALIWGHLDADERTVDKPLARDPRDRQRMAVVEGGKAARTTFRRLARFDAGDLLRAHLHTGRTHQIRVHLASIGHPVMGDDTYGGGGGRALIGLAPKRHFLHAAWLRFVHPMTRKAMDLRAPLPADLRGSLATVADDPTLRDERDPLERYDFYVEPPEVGA; encoded by the coding sequence GTGAGCGCGCTCGCCCAGGGGACCCGGTTTTCCTTTGTTTGCGAGGCGAACAGCGATGTTCGCCTCGATTCGTTGGTAGCCACGCACGGCGGACTGTCGCGCACGCAGGCGGCGACGCTCATCGCCAACGGGCACGTCACGCTGGGCGGGCGTCGCGAGAAGGCGTCCTACAAGCCGGTTGCCGGCGAATCGGTCGAGGTGTTCGTCCCGCCGCCGGCCCCGCGCGAGATCCTTGGCGAGGCCATTCCGCTCGTGGTCGTGTACGAGGACGACGACCTCGTGGTGATCGACAAGCCGGCCGGGATGGTGGTCCATCCGGCCCCGGGCAACTGGACGGGAACGCTGGTGAACGCCCTCGTGGGGCGCGGCGGCGAGCTGTCGGAGGCGGGGGGCGACGAGCGCCCCGGGCTCGTGCATCGTCTGGACAAGGACACCTCCGGCCTGCTGCTCGTCGCCAAGCACGATCGCGTGCATCGCCTGCTCTCGTCGGCGATCGCCGAGCGACGGGTGGTGCGCCGCTACGCCGCGCTGATCTGGGGACACCTCGACGCCGACGAGCGCACGGTCGACAAGCCACTCGCGCGCGATCCGCGCGATCGCCAGCGCATGGCGGTCGTCGAGGGAGGGAAGGCGGCGCGCACGACCTTTCGCCGGCTGGCGCGCTTCGACGCGGGGGACCTCTTGCGCGCCCACCTGCACACGGGGCGCACGCACCAGATTCGCGTGCACCTCGCCTCGATCGGCCACCCCGTCATGGGCGACGACACGTACGGTGGCGGCGGCGGGCGAGCGCTCATCGGGCTCGCGCCCAAGCGCCACTTCCTGCATGCCGCGTGGCTGCGCTTCGTGCACCCGATGACTCGCAAGGCGATGGACCTGCGGGCGCCGCTCCCCGCCGACCTGCGAGGATCGCTGGCGACCGTGGCCGACGACCCGACGCTGCGCGACGAGCGCGATCCGCTGGAGCGCTACGACTTCTACGTCGAGCCGCCGGAGGTCGGGGCGTGA
- a CDS encoding chemotaxis protein CheA produces MDSARYRELFLTEARDHLVVINQALIALEHAPAEAATGAGRDSVDAIFRAVHTVKGMSGVMGYAAVGSLSHAMETLLSRVRAGDQALEGEHVTLLFDAADALEHAIEASATAQESALDVTSLVERLQGRDRAAGPLARAADASRTVPPGDGIAVHVTLEPGTILPGARAQLVVARARALGAVTTVVPDEASMLGDDFDGCFAMRLVCDADDASVVAALRAAGFVHEARVVRDAPLRERSSSAGAPAERAAVPRSEAEAQFAATWGSEVLKAPLQRYVRIDLRRLDHLMTLVGELMIVRGRLAQRAATHDDPVLDEAVAEASRLIGELQDGVLGGRMVPVWQVFDRFPRVVRDAARALGKDVEFVIEGREIELDRSLLEQVADPLVHLLRNAIDHGIEAPDARLAAGKPAAGRLTLSATRERSAVVIRVRDDGRGVNRAKVLAKAKAMGLVDEERDALEDEEILRVISRAGFSTADRVTELSGRGVGIDAVLSRVRALGGMVDLKSFEGAGTAFSLRLPVTLAVIPALLARVGDESYALPLTHVTETLQLSRGVVRSVRGREVIVIREEVLPLLHLRDVVGLPGQATGRDASASHVVLLELAERRAGLVVDQLLGQEEIVVKPFDAVRGAASCFNGATIMGDGSAALILEVSSLL; encoded by the coding sequence ATGGACTCCGCCCGGTATCGCGAGCTCTTCCTCACCGAGGCGCGCGACCATCTCGTCGTCATCAATCAGGCGCTGATTGCGCTGGAGCACGCCCCCGCGGAGGCCGCGACGGGGGCGGGGCGCGACTCGGTGGACGCGATCTTCCGCGCCGTGCACACGGTGAAGGGGATGAGCGGCGTGATGGGCTACGCCGCCGTTGGCTCGCTCTCCCACGCGATGGAGACCCTGTTGTCGCGCGTGCGCGCGGGAGATCAGGCGCTGGAAGGGGAGCATGTGACGCTCCTGTTCGATGCGGCCGACGCGCTGGAACACGCCATCGAGGCCTCGGCCACGGCGCAGGAGTCGGCGCTCGACGTCACCTCGCTGGTGGAGCGGCTGCAAGGGCGCGATCGCGCCGCGGGGCCTCTGGCTCGCGCCGCGGACGCCAGCCGGACGGTCCCGCCGGGCGACGGCATCGCGGTGCACGTCACCCTCGAGCCGGGGACGATCCTCCCCGGGGCACGCGCGCAGCTCGTGGTGGCGCGCGCCCGGGCGTTAGGCGCGGTGACCACCGTGGTGCCTGACGAGGCCTCGATGCTCGGCGACGACTTCGACGGGTGCTTCGCCATGCGCCTGGTGTGCGACGCCGACGACGCGTCGGTGGTGGCGGCGCTGCGTGCCGCGGGCTTCGTGCACGAGGCGCGGGTGGTGCGCGACGCGCCCCTGCGCGAGCGGTCCTCGTCGGCGGGTGCCCCCGCCGAGCGTGCCGCTGTTCCGCGCTCGGAAGCAGAGGCACAGTTCGCGGCGACCTGGGGGAGCGAGGTGCTCAAGGCTCCGCTCCAGCGCTACGTGCGCATCGACCTGCGTCGCCTGGACCACCTGATGACGCTGGTCGGCGAGCTGATGATCGTGCGCGGGCGCCTGGCGCAGCGCGCCGCCACGCACGACGACCCCGTGCTCGATGAGGCGGTCGCCGAGGCCTCACGCCTCATCGGCGAGCTGCAGGATGGGGTGCTGGGAGGGCGCATGGTCCCGGTCTGGCAGGTCTTCGACCGCTTTCCGCGCGTGGTGCGCGATGCGGCCCGCGCGTTGGGCAAGGACGTCGAGTTCGTGATCGAGGGGCGCGAGATCGAGCTCGATCGCTCGCTGCTCGAGCAGGTCGCCGACCCGCTGGTGCACCTGCTGCGCAACGCGATCGATCACGGCATCGAGGCCCCCGACGCGCGCCTGGCCGCCGGCAAGCCCGCCGCGGGCCGCCTGACGCTCAGCGCCACGCGCGAACGCAGCGCCGTGGTGATCCGCGTGCGCGACGATGGCCGCGGCGTCAACCGGGCCAAGGTGCTGGCGAAGGCGAAGGCGATGGGGCTGGTGGACGAGGAGCGCGACGCGCTGGAAGACGAGGAGATCCTGCGCGTCATCTCGCGCGCCGGCTTCTCGACCGCCGACCGGGTGACCGAGCTGTCGGGACGTGGCGTGGGGATCGACGCCGTCCTGTCGCGTGTCCGCGCGCTTGGAGGGATGGTCGACCTCAAGTCGTTCGAAGGGGCGGGGACCGCCTTCTCCCTGCGCCTCCCGGTCACCCTGGCGGTGATCCCGGCCCTCCTGGCCCGGGTTGGGGACGAATCATACGCCCTTCCGTTGACCCACGTCACCGAGACGCTCCAGCTCTCCCGCGGGGTGGTGCGATCGGTACGCGGGCGCGAGGTGATCGTCATACGTGAGGAGGTTCTCCCGCTGCTCCACCTGCGCGACGTCGTCGGGCTCCCCGGTCAGGCCACGGGGCGCGACGCGTCGGCGTCGCACGTGGTGCTGCTCGAGCTGGCCGAGCGCCGGGCGGGGTTGGTGGTGGACCAGCTGCTGGGGCAGGAAGAAATCGTCGTGAAGCCGTTCGACGCCGTGCGCGGCGCGGCATCGTGCTTCAACGGCGCCACGATCATGGGCGACGGGTCGGCGGCGCTCATTCTCGAAGTGAGTAGCCTGCTCTAA
- a CDS encoding chemotaxis protein CheC → MVDLLSLKPMQLDALREVANIGAGHAATALSQMTGQTIMIAVPTINITPLEEVPPSIAAPDEPVAAVLMNMLGDLTGRTLLVFPKPTAIRLGELLLRRPHAGAGELTELEQSAIKEAGNILSGAYMNALSEFMGLLLLPSPPSLAIDMSRAVLTTAYLQFGSDRDLVFCVETEFFMQEANEHLRGYFLLLPDMPSLRAILRAVRLG, encoded by the coding sequence ATGGTTGATCTGCTGAGTCTCAAGCCAATGCAGCTGGATGCCCTGCGCGAAGTCGCCAACATCGGCGCCGGGCACGCGGCCACCGCGCTGTCGCAGATGACAGGGCAGACGATCATGATCGCGGTCCCGACGATCAACATCACGCCGCTGGAGGAAGTCCCCCCGTCCATCGCCGCGCCTGACGAGCCGGTGGCCGCGGTGCTGATGAACATGCTGGGCGACCTGACCGGGCGGACGCTCCTGGTCTTCCCGAAGCCGACGGCCATCCGCCTCGGGGAACTGCTGCTGCGCCGTCCGCACGCGGGCGCGGGGGAGCTCACGGAGCTGGAGCAGTCGGCGATCAAGGAGGCGGGCAACATCCTGAGCGGGGCGTACATGAACGCGCTGAGCGAGTTCATGGGACTCCTTCTCCTTCCCTCGCCGCCGTCGCTGGCCATCGACATGTCGCGGGCCGTGCTGACGACGGCCTACCTGCAGTTCGGGTCCGATCGTGACCTCGTCTTCTGCGTGGAGACCGAGTTCTTCATGCAGGAGGCCAACGAGCACCTGCGCGGCTATTTCCTCCTGCTCCCCGACATGCCGTCGCTGCGCGCCATCCTGCGAGCGGTGCGCCTGGGCTGA
- a CDS encoding purine-binding chemotaxis protein CheW, with amino-acid sequence MSQSYVIVEGAGALFAVPQAQVREIVPARQITRLPGAPASVRGLLNVRGTLVTVVDLATRFGRGKSVGDDPSVVIAVTESRTLGLLVDDVLDVQAYSAADFVAATVEPADKSLVGMGHFGDRIVLAVDLQELARQTLA; translated from the coding sequence GTGAGCCAGTCGTACGTGATCGTCGAAGGGGCGGGCGCGCTCTTCGCCGTGCCGCAGGCGCAGGTGCGCGAGATCGTCCCGGCGCGCCAGATCACTCGGCTTCCCGGGGCCCCGGCGTCGGTACGAGGGCTGCTCAACGTGCGCGGCACGCTGGTGACGGTGGTCGACCTGGCGACACGATTCGGGCGTGGCAAATCGGTGGGCGACGATCCGTCGGTGGTGATCGCCGTCACCGAATCACGCACTCTTGGGCTGCTCGTCGACGACGTGCTGGACGTGCAGGCGTACTCGGCCGCGGACTTCGTGGCGGCCACCGTGGAGCCCGCTGACAAGTCGCTCGTGGGAATGGGACATTTTGGCGACCGAATCGTCCTTGCCGTGGACCTGCAGGAGCTCGCGCGGCAGACGCTCGCCTAG
- a CDS encoding TraR/DksA C4-type zinc finger protein, which translates to MASTSGASGAAAPKKPKPMSKKHLQHFEKRLLDERKRVLKELGKYDEVFNATDQSSDGDLSSYSFHMADQGTDAMEREKAFLFASQEGRFLWHIDQALRRLYKSPETFGKCHQCGDEIAFERLDALPHARYCIKCKQREEDAKKS; encoded by the coding sequence ATGGCATCGACCAGTGGCGCGAGTGGTGCGGCGGCTCCCAAGAAGCCGAAGCCGATGAGCAAGAAGCACCTGCAGCACTTCGAGAAGCGCCTGCTCGACGAGCGCAAGCGTGTCCTCAAGGAGCTGGGGAAGTACGACGAGGTGTTCAACGCCACGGACCAGTCGTCCGACGGCGACCTCTCGTCCTACTCGTTCCACATGGCCGATCAGGGGACCGATGCCATGGAGCGCGAGAAGGCGTTCCTCTTCGCGAGCCAGGAAGGGCGGTTCCTCTGGCACATCGACCAGGCGCTGCGTCGCCTGTACAAGTCGCCCGAGACCTTCGGCAAGTGCCACCAGTGCGGCGACGAGATTGCTTTCGAGCGACTCGACGCCCTTCCGCACGCTCGCTACTGCATCAAGTGCAAGCAGCGGGAAGAAGATGCCAAGAAGTCTTAG